One genomic window of Bacillus mycoides includes the following:
- a CDS encoding purine/pyrimidine permease yields the protein MKLFLSALQWALFILAGSLIVPISVATSYGLDGTEAIAFVQRTLFVLGFAGLLQAIFGHKLPIQEGPAGLWWGIFSLYASLGVVLFGSSNETLKVLQYAFLLSGIICIILSVFGLIDKLVRYFTPTVIGTYLFLLVAQLSGSFLKGMFGLDGQHTEVQPKVFILSLIVILLSFFIMKLPIIGQYSVLFSIVCGWILFACFGLSNPVTPVTDIIRLPSLFVFGMPRIEWNMAITVVFVTLLLLTNMLASIRVVQKVVSKYEEDAAENRFKQAGIITGINQLLGGLFSAIGPVAISGSAGFIATTNIYKRLPFMLGSSFIILVSIFPKITSFFAAIPVAVGYAAIYPVFASMIGLAFREYDTVQNKEQLFKVAGLSIFTGIGVMFVPAGAFSTLPPFLASFLSNGLILGSVMAILLEILFSRSHEKQLS from the coding sequence ATTGTACCAATTAGTGTCGCAACTAGTTACGGCCTTGATGGTACTGAAGCTATCGCGTTTGTACAAAGGACATTATTTGTTCTCGGTTTTGCCGGCCTACTGCAAGCTATATTCGGTCACAAACTTCCTATTCAAGAAGGTCCCGCAGGCCTTTGGTGGGGAATTTTCTCCCTATATGCAAGTTTGGGCGTCGTATTATTTGGATCAAGCAATGAAACACTTAAGGTCCTTCAGTACGCTTTCCTACTAAGCGGCATTATTTGTATTATTCTTAGTGTTTTTGGACTTATCGATAAACTAGTTCGCTACTTTACACCTACAGTAATTGGAACGTATTTATTCCTTCTTGTCGCACAACTTAGTGGCTCCTTCTTAAAAGGCATGTTTGGCCTTGATGGACAACATACAGAAGTACAGCCAAAGGTATTTATTCTTTCACTCATTGTTATTTTACTATCTTTTTTCATTATGAAGCTACCTATTATTGGACAATATTCCGTTCTTTTCAGTATCGTCTGCGGCTGGATATTATTCGCGTGCTTCGGGTTATCTAATCCAGTAACACCTGTGACAGATATAATTCGTCTTCCATCTCTATTTGTTTTCGGAATGCCCCGCATTGAATGGAACATGGCAATTACGGTAGTTTTCGTCACACTATTACTTCTAACAAATATGTTAGCAAGTATTCGCGTTGTACAAAAGGTTGTTTCTAAGTATGAAGAAGATGCTGCGGAGAATCGCTTCAAACAAGCTGGCATTATAACAGGAATAAATCAATTGCTAGGCGGTCTATTTTCAGCCATTGGTCCTGTTGCCATTTCTGGATCCGCAGGATTTATTGCAACGACAAATATTTATAAGCGCCTTCCATTTATGTTAGGGTCAAGCTTTATCATTCTTGTTAGTATATTCCCAAAGATTACTTCATTCTTTGCAGCAATCCCCGTTGCAGTTGGGTATGCCGCAATTTATCCTGTATTTGCAAGCATGATTGGTCTCGCTTTCCGCGAATATGACACTGTACAAAATAAAGAACAATTATTTAAAGTAGCAGGTCTTTCAATCTTTACGGGAATCGGAGTTATGTTCGTTCCAGCTGGAGCATTTTCTACGCTGCCGCCATTTTTAGCATCATTTTTAAGTAACGGTCTCATTCTTGGATCTGTAATGGCTATTTTGCTCGAAATACTATTTTCTCGTTCGCACGAAAAACAACTATCGTAA